The following are from one region of the Polynucleobacter sp. MWH-CaK5 genome:
- a CDS encoding PAS domain S-box protein gives MKNVINQYLGQTIKKYRTKALKQRARSYAFLYIPVLAIVLFTCAMGLILWTLNYQDKNQQQYTLYRESAFAKQRIMLRFAANEDAILELSREISNSANQAQYPSSFLKLSTKLIQDSPEILQLRWLDSRQNRIATLPNNPSYSKWSERTSIKSVLDTELNAIFSEAAESNKATYGRMLGFHPAENENSNTDRQYVFWHVTPIIQNGAVTGGIATLYSGKRILQHMVPSELNGLYRFALLDSSGKELVSSNPKRTSSRSLEHSVTLDKTPIPLTLHVSTYPPPTNLTYRTLLWLVIGLSGFVLWSLWSVWKQTSQRYSIQKDLQTETNFRRAMEESITIGMRAHDMQGKITYVNPAFCEMTGWTRHELIGMSPPFPFWPSELVPELTQKMAVALKGNSPKAGFEAVLQKKNGVKINSRTFVSPLIDEKGQQSGWISSIVDISEPIKARQELALAQERFTTVLESLDAAVSVISLQSGQLLFANKYYRETFGNTTKAHLDLAGHEIDPEDMGALDIDSVDGFAGLPASALTPTQSDFREIQINQNKLWYEVRRRYISWVDGHLAQLIIATDITSRKKAEDQTREQEEKLQFSSRLTTMGEMASSLAHELNQPLAAISNYCTGIANRLKSSQNIDIEKDILPAIEKATNQAHRAGTIIQRIRGFVKRSQPQSVMVNVATIVEDSVGLAEIEAQRYGVQISISFADNLPKVFLDPILIQQVLVNVLKNAIDAIKNIPNKVNSSKLINLVVDIDQSVSPAMLRIRVIDQGPGIPEDALERLYEPFFSTKHDGMGMGLNICRSIIESHHGRLWAENNASQKDQPAPGCTFTILLPLDK, from the coding sequence TTGAAAAACGTAATCAACCAATATCTCGGCCAAACCATTAAGAAGTACAGAACGAAAGCTCTGAAACAAAGAGCGAGATCTTATGCATTCTTATACATACCGGTATTGGCAATCGTGCTATTCACATGCGCCATGGGATTGATTCTATGGACACTGAATTACCAAGATAAAAACCAGCAGCAATACACGCTCTATCGTGAAAGTGCCTTTGCCAAACAAAGGATCATGTTGAGATTTGCTGCCAATGAAGATGCGATCCTGGAATTGAGTCGCGAGATCAGTAACTCAGCTAATCAAGCTCAATACCCATCCTCTTTTTTAAAACTATCCACCAAGCTTATTCAAGACAGTCCAGAAATTTTGCAATTACGCTGGTTAGATAGCAGACAAAATCGCATCGCCACTCTGCCGAATAACCCAAGCTATTCAAAGTGGTCAGAAAGAACCTCGATTAAATCTGTACTCGACACAGAATTAAACGCCATTTTTTCCGAGGCGGCGGAGTCGAACAAAGCCACTTACGGAAGAATGCTGGGCTTCCATCCAGCCGAAAATGAAAATTCAAATACAGACAGACAATATGTTTTTTGGCATGTAACCCCCATCATTCAGAATGGGGCGGTGACGGGTGGTATTGCAACTCTTTACTCAGGAAAGAGAATTCTGCAGCACATGGTCCCAAGTGAATTAAATGGCTTGTATCGTTTTGCACTATTAGATAGCTCAGGTAAAGAATTGGTGAGCTCAAACCCCAAACGAACCAGCTCAAGATCTTTAGAGCACAGCGTGACTTTAGATAAAACACCAATCCCACTGACCTTACACGTCAGCACATACCCGCCACCTACCAATCTAACGTATCGAACATTGCTTTGGCTGGTGATCGGCTTGAGTGGTTTTGTTCTATGGAGTTTATGGTCTGTTTGGAAGCAAACGTCTCAACGTTACTCAATTCAAAAAGATTTGCAAACTGAAACTAACTTCAGGCGCGCCATGGAAGAATCCATCACGATTGGCATGAGAGCGCATGACATGCAAGGAAAGATCACTTATGTGAATCCAGCCTTTTGTGAAATGACCGGCTGGACACGGCATGAGCTTATTGGCATGTCGCCACCCTTTCCTTTTTGGCCCTCCGAGTTAGTTCCTGAGTTAACCCAGAAGATGGCTGTTGCATTAAAAGGTAATTCACCAAAAGCTGGTTTTGAAGCGGTCTTACAAAAGAAAAATGGCGTCAAAATCAATTCGAGAACTTTTGTATCCCCGTTGATTGATGAAAAAGGTCAGCAATCTGGATGGATCAGCTCAATTGTTGATATTTCAGAACCTATCAAAGCTCGACAAGAATTGGCATTGGCGCAAGAACGCTTCACCACCGTTCTTGAAAGTCTTGATGCTGCAGTGTCAGTTATTTCGCTACAAAGTGGCCAACTCTTATTTGCCAATAAATATTACCGAGAGACTTTTGGCAATACAACAAAAGCTCACCTTGACTTGGCAGGTCATGAAATAGATCCAGAAGACATGGGAGCATTAGACATCGATAGCGTGGATGGCTTTGCTGGACTACCTGCCTCCGCCTTAACACCAACACAATCTGACTTCAGAGAAATTCAAATCAATCAAAACAAACTTTGGTATGAAGTCAGACGCAGATATATTTCTTGGGTCGATGGTCACTTGGCACAGCTGATCATTGCCACAGACATCACCTCAAGAAAAAAAGCTGAAGATCAAACCAGAGAACAAGAAGAGAAGCTTCAGTTTTCAAGCCGTTTAACTACCATGGGTGAAATGGCCTCTTCTTTGGCACACGAATTGAATCAACCGCTCGCAGCGATTTCAAACTATTGCACAGGCATAGCCAATAGATTGAAATCTTCACAAAACATCGACATCGAAAAAGATATTTTGCCTGCGATTGAAAAAGCAACCAATCAAGCTCATCGTGCAGGCACAATTATTCAACGTATCAGAGGGTTTGTAAAAAGAAGTCAGCCTCAAAGCGTGATGGTCAATGTGGCAACCATTGTTGAAGATTCAGTTGGACTTGCTGAAATTGAGGCGCAACGTTATGGCGTTCAAATCAGCATCTCTTTTGCAGATAACTTGCCCAAAGTCTTTTTAGACCCAATTCTGATTCAACAAGTATTGGTGAACGTATTAAAAAATGCTATCGATGCCATTAAAAATATCCCCAACAAAGTGAATTCTTCAAAGTTGATCAATCTTGTGGTTGATATTGATCAATCCGTATCGCCAGCCATGCTAAGAATTCGTGTCATAGATCAGGGGCCTGGAATTCCTGAAGATGCCCTAGAAAGATTGTATGAGCCATTCTTTAGCACCAAACATGATGGCATGGGCATGGGCTTGAACATCTGCCGCTCCATCATTGAGTCCCATCACGGCCGCCTATGGGCAGAAAACAATGCCTCGCAAAAAGATCAACCCGCCCCGGGCTGCACCTTTACAATACTACTTCCCTTGGATAAATAA
- the aceE gene encoding pyruvate dehydrogenase (acetyl-transferring), homodimeric type translates to MADLPQQQNGANGSQDIDPIETKEWIDALNGVIQQEGVDRAAFLIDEQISHARVSGVVQPFHAETPYINTIPVEQQAKLPGDQEIEHKIRSYTRWNAMAMVLKANKDTNVGGHISSFQSAATLYDVGFNHFWHAPSDKHGGDLVFVQGHVATGVYARAYMLGRLTEENLNNFRQEVDGKGISSYPHPWLMPDFWQFPTVSMGLGPIMAIYQARFMKYLQDRGMAQTEGRKVWAFLGDGETDEPESLGAIGMAGRENLDNLCFVINCNLQRLDGPVRGNGKIIQELESEFRGAGWNVIKLIWGTHWDALFARDKKGILMKRLGEIVDGEYQTMKAKSGAYVRKIVFNTPELEALVADWSDEDVWNLNRGGHDPHKVYAAFHAAANHKNQPTVILAKTIKGYGMGGSGQGMNIAHQAKKMNIEDIKAFRDQFKIPVPDDKLEELPLVKFEEGSPELNYMRERRMELGGYLPQRRAKAESLEVPKLEVFAPLLEATVEGREISTTMAFVRMLNMVVKDKTIGKRVVPIVPDESRTFGMEGMFRQLGIWNQLGQLYTPQDHDQLMFYKEDKHGQILQEGINEAGAMCDWIAAATSYSTHGVPMLPFYIFYSMFGFQRIGDLAWAAGDMRSRGFLLGGTAGRTTLNGEGLQHEDGHSHLWSGAIPNCISYDPTFAFELAVIIQDGMRRMMTNQDDVYYYITLMNENYAHPAMPKGAENDILKGMYRLTSVGDAKAKLKVQLLGSGTIFREVIEAANMLRDDWGVASDIWGCPSFTELGRDWNAVSRQNMLNPTDKPVLSHVEKMLKDTTGPVIVATDYVRLFPEQIRPAIQNIGKRYTVLGTDGYGRSDTREKLRHFFEVDRRWVTVAALKTLADEGQIDHKKVAEAIKKYGLDPKKPNPMTV, encoded by the coding sequence ATGGCTGATCTACCACAACAACAAAATGGGGCTAATGGCTCTCAGGATATCGATCCGATCGAAACCAAAGAATGGATTGATGCGTTAAATGGCGTCATCCAACAAGAGGGTGTTGATCGCGCAGCCTTCTTAATTGATGAGCAGATTTCTCATGCACGTGTGAGTGGTGTGGTTCAGCCATTCCACGCTGAAACTCCTTATATCAATACGATTCCGGTAGAGCAGCAAGCCAAGCTTCCTGGTGATCAAGAGATCGAGCACAAGATTCGTTCTTACACTCGTTGGAATGCCATGGCGATGGTCTTAAAGGCCAACAAAGACACCAACGTTGGTGGACATATTTCATCGTTTCAATCAGCGGCCACTTTGTACGACGTCGGTTTTAACCACTTTTGGCACGCACCTTCTGATAAGCATGGCGGTGATTTGGTATTCGTCCAAGGTCACGTTGCAACGGGTGTTTATGCCCGAGCTTATATGTTGGGTCGTTTAACAGAAGAGAATTTAAATAACTTCCGTCAAGAAGTTGATGGCAAAGGTATCTCAAGCTATCCACATCCTTGGTTGATGCCAGATTTTTGGCAGTTCCCTACAGTATCGATGGGCTTAGGCCCGATCATGGCTATTTACCAAGCTCGCTTCATGAAGTATTTGCAAGATCGTGGCATGGCCCAAACCGAGGGAAGAAAAGTTTGGGCTTTCTTGGGCGATGGTGAAACAGATGAGCCTGAGTCATTGGGTGCCATTGGTATGGCTGGTAGAGAAAACTTAGACAATCTTTGTTTTGTTATCAACTGTAATTTGCAGCGTTTAGATGGCCCAGTGCGCGGTAACGGAAAAATCATTCAAGAACTTGAATCTGAATTCAGGGGTGCTGGTTGGAATGTGATCAAACTAATCTGGGGTACTCATTGGGATGCTTTGTTTGCCCGAGATAAAAAGGGTATTTTGATGAAGCGTCTTGGTGAAATCGTGGACGGTGAGTACCAGACCATGAAAGCCAAGAGTGGTGCATACGTTAGAAAGATTGTTTTCAATACACCTGAATTAGAAGCTTTGGTTGCTGACTGGAGCGATGAAGATGTTTGGAATCTTAATCGTGGTGGTCATGATCCACATAAAGTCTATGCAGCATTCCACGCAGCAGCTAATCATAAAAATCAACCCACCGTTATTTTGGCCAAAACCATCAAGGGTTACGGCATGGGTGGCTCAGGCCAGGGCATGAACATTGCTCACCAAGCCAAGAAAATGAATATCGAAGACATCAAGGCATTTAGAGATCAATTCAAGATCCCAGTGCCTGATGACAAGTTGGAAGAGTTGCCTTTGGTCAAGTTTGAAGAAGGCAGCCCTGAATTGAATTACATGCGCGAACGTCGCATGGAGTTAGGTGGCTATTTGCCACAGCGCAGAGCCAAAGCAGAAAGCTTGGAAGTACCAAAGCTTGAAGTATTTGCCCCATTGCTTGAGGCAACTGTTGAAGGTCGTGAGATTTCAACAACGATGGCTTTTGTACGTATGTTAAACATGGTTGTGAAAGACAAGACCATTGGTAAGCGTGTGGTGCCGATTGTTCCTGATGAATCTAGAACTTTTGGTATGGAAGGTATGTTCCGCCAGTTAGGCATTTGGAATCAATTGGGTCAGCTTTACACACCGCAAGACCATGATCAGTTGATGTTCTACAAAGAGGACAAGCACGGTCAAATTTTGCAAGAGGGTATCAATGAAGCTGGTGCGATGTGTGACTGGATAGCTGCAGCTACATCCTACTCAACACACGGCGTACCAATGTTGCCGTTCTATATTTTCTATTCAATGTTTGGTTTCCAGCGCATCGGCGATTTAGCTTGGGCTGCTGGTGATATGCGCAGTCGTGGTTTCTTGTTGGGCGGTACTGCGGGTAGAACTACATTGAACGGCGAAGGTTTGCAGCACGAAGATGGCCACAGTCATTTGTGGAGTGGTGCGATTCCAAACTGTATCAGCTATGACCCAACCTTTGCTTTTGAATTAGCTGTGATTATTCAAGATGGTATGCGTCGTATGATGACGAATCAAGATGATGTTTATTACTACATCACTTTGATGAATGAAAATTATGCTCACCCAGCAATGCCTAAGGGTGCTGAGAATGACATCTTGAAGGGCATGTATCGCTTGACCAGTGTGGGCGATGCAAAAGCCAAGCTAAAGGTTCAGCTCTTGGGAAGTGGCACGATCTTCCGTGAAGTAATTGAAGCTGCCAACATGTTGCGTGATGATTGGGGTGTTGCTTCTGATATTTGGGGTTGCCCAAGCTTCACAGAATTAGGCCGTGATTGGAATGCCGTCTCACGTCAAAACATGTTGAACCCAACTGATAAGCCAGTTCTTTCTCATGTTGAAAAAATGTTGAAAGACACAACAGGCCCAGTGATCGTTGCTACGGACTATGTGCGTTTGTTCCCAGAACAAATCAGACCAGCTATTCAGAATATCGGTAAGAGATACACCGTATTGGGCACAGATGGTTATGGTCGCTCCGATACTCGTGAGAAGCTTCGCCATTTCTTTGAGGTGGATCGTCGTTGGGTCACAGTTGCAGCCCTTAAGACATTGGCTGATGAGGGTCAGATTGATCACAAGAAAGTTGCTGAGGCTATCAAGAAGTACGGCCTTGATCCTAAAAAACCAAATCCAATGACTGTGTGA
- the aceF gene encoding dihydrolipoyllysine-residue acetyltransferase, protein MSQVIEIKVPDIGDYDGVPVIEVHVKPGDVVEKEQSLVTLESDKATMDVPSSHAGVVKEVKVKVGDSISEGHVVILLEESGSASSQAAPAATAPVAPQKAAAPAPAPASAGLVNVNVPDIGDYKGVPVIEVHVKPGDVVDKEQSLVTLESDKATMDVPSSHAGVVKEVKVKVGDSISEGDLVVILESSAAGSSSVAVATKAPSAAPAAASQVSAPAPVKSAPQASAPRTESVPATGAISHASPSVRKYARELGVDVTKVIGTSAKGRISQEDVQAYVKNIMTGQAASPAGAPVAASGGLNLLPWPKIDFSKFGETETKPLSRIQKLSAANLSRNWVMIPAVTYHEDADITDLEAFRVMTNKDNEKQGIKVTMLAFLIKAAVNALKKYPEFNSSLDGDNLVMKKYFHIAFAADTPNGLVVPVVKNADKKGIFEIAKETGELAKLAREGKLKPDQMQGASFTISSLGGIGGTYFAPIINAPEVAILGVNKASMKPVWDGKQFVPKLICPLSLTADHRVIDGALATRFNVYLAELLADFRRVVL, encoded by the coding sequence ATGAGCCAAGTGATAGAAATCAAAGTTCCTGATATTGGAGATTATGACGGCGTTCCAGTGATCGAGGTCCATGTAAAACCTGGTGATGTCGTTGAAAAAGAGCAATCTTTGGTGACTCTAGAATCAGATAAAGCCACCATGGATGTTCCTTCATCTCATGCTGGCGTGGTCAAAGAAGTCAAAGTAAAAGTAGGCGACAGCATCTCTGAAGGTCATGTGGTGATTCTTTTGGAAGAATCAGGTTCTGCATCAAGTCAGGCTGCCCCAGCAGCGACTGCTCCAGTTGCGCCACAAAAAGCAGCCGCCCCAGCACCAGCTCCAGCTTCTGCTGGTTTGGTGAACGTCAACGTTCCTGATATCGGTGATTACAAAGGCGTGCCCGTGATTGAAGTTCATGTGAAGCCTGGTGATGTTGTAGATAAAGAACAATCGTTGGTGACCTTGGAATCAGATAAAGCCACCATGGATGTTCCTTCTTCACATGCTGGTGTGGTCAAGGAAGTGAAAGTAAAAGTTGGAGATAGTATCTCTGAGGGTGATTTAGTGGTAATTTTAGAATCTTCAGCTGCAGGTTCTTCATCAGTTGCAGTAGCAACTAAAGCTCCAAGTGCTGCTCCTGCAGCAGCTTCTCAAGTAAGTGCTCCAGCACCGGTTAAAAGTGCGCCTCAAGCATCAGCACCTCGCACTGAATCTGTTCCAGCAACCGGTGCAATCAGTCATGCAAGTCCATCTGTTCGTAAATACGCCAGAGAACTTGGCGTTGACGTGACGAAGGTGATTGGTACTTCAGCAAAAGGCAGAATTTCTCAAGAAGACGTTCAGGCTTATGTGAAAAATATCATGACTGGACAAGCGGCATCTCCAGCGGGTGCTCCTGTAGCAGCATCTGGTGGTTTGAATTTATTGCCATGGCCAAAGATTGATTTCAGCAAATTTGGTGAAACAGAAACCAAGCCGCTGTCACGTATTCAGAAATTGTCTGCTGCTAATCTATCTCGCAACTGGGTCATGATTCCAGCAGTGACTTATCACGAGGATGCTGATATCACTGATTTAGAAGCGTTCCGTGTGATGACCAATAAAGACAATGAAAAGCAAGGTATCAAAGTCACCATGTTGGCCTTCTTGATTAAAGCGGCTGTTAATGCTTTGAAGAAGTATCCAGAATTTAACAGTTCATTGGATGGCGACAATTTGGTGATGAAGAAATACTTCCACATTGCTTTTGCTGCCGATACGCCGAATGGTTTAGTTGTCCCAGTTGTGAAGAATGCCGATAAAAAAGGTATTTTTGAAATTGCAAAAGAAACTGGAGAGTTGGCCAAGCTTGCGCGTGAAGGCAAATTAAAGCCTGATCAAATGCAAGGTGCTTCATTCACGATCTCTTCTTTGGGTGGTATTGGTGGCACTTACTTTGCACCAATCATCAATGCTCCAGAAGTTGCTATTTTGGGTGTTAACAAAGCCAGCATGAAGCCTGTTTGGGATGGCAAACAGTTTGTACCAAAATTAATTTGCCCATTGTCACTCACAGCAGATCATCGCGTGATTGATGGTGCCTTAGCAACAAGGTTCAACGTTTATTTGGCAGAGTTATTAGCTGATTTCCGTCGTGTTGTTCTTTAA
- the lpdA gene encoding dihydrolipoyl dehydrogenase — protein sequence MPTIEIKVPDIGDFHDVPVIEVLVKPGDQVEKEQALLVLESDKATMEVPSEQAGKIVAISVKIGDKINQGMVIATLDVATDAPKAAPAPSAAKESAPKVEAPRLNVPAAGSYTGKVDHECDMLVLGAGPGGYSAAFRSADLGMNTIIVERYATLGGVCLNVGCIPSKALLHTAAIMDEVKAMAAHGISYGEPKIEIDKLRAHKETVIGKLTGGLAGMAKARKVKTVRGIGRFLDAYHVEVEVTEGDSKKTNGQKEVIRFQKAIIAAGSQAVMLPFLPKDPRIVDSTGALKLEKVPKRMLVIGGGIIGLEMATVYSTLGSKIDIAEMLDGLMAGADRDLEKVWEKVNAPRFDNIMLKTRASKAEAKPDGIHVTFEGEKAPATPQVYDLVLVAVGRTPNGKKLDADKAGVAVDERGFIPVDKQLRTNVDHIFAIGDLVGQPMLAHKAVHEAHVAAEVAAGHKAFFDAKQIPSVAYTDPEVAWAGLTEEQCKAQGIAYEKGLFPWAASGRAIANGRDEGFTKLLFDKETHRIIGGGIVGTHAGDLIGEVCLAIEMGADAVDIGKTIHPHPTLGESVGMAAEVAHGTCTDLPPTKKK from the coding sequence ATGCCTACAATAGAAATCAAAGTTCCTGATATCGGCGATTTTCATGATGTGCCCGTGATTGAAGTTTTAGTTAAACCGGGTGATCAGGTTGAAAAAGAGCAAGCACTATTGGTGTTGGAGTCTGACAAGGCGACCATGGAAGTGCCAAGCGAGCAGGCTGGCAAAATTGTTGCTATCAGTGTGAAGATTGGTGACAAGATCAATCAAGGCATGGTGATTGCTACCCTTGATGTAGCAACTGATGCTCCTAAAGCGGCACCTGCACCATCAGCAGCGAAAGAATCTGCACCTAAAGTAGAGGCGCCTCGATTGAATGTTCCTGCAGCAGGTTCTTATACTGGAAAAGTTGATCACGAATGTGACATGCTGGTCTTGGGTGCTGGCCCTGGTGGTTACAGTGCAGCATTTAGAAGTGCTGACTTAGGTATGAATACCATCATCGTTGAACGTTATGCAACCTTGGGTGGTGTTTGTTTGAACGTTGGTTGTATTCCATCAAAAGCTTTGTTGCACACAGCTGCCATCATGGATGAAGTTAAAGCTATGGCAGCGCATGGTATTTCATACGGTGAGCCAAAGATTGAAATCGACAAGTTGCGTGCTCATAAAGAAACCGTGATTGGTAAGTTAACGGGCGGTCTTGCTGGTATGGCCAAAGCTCGTAAAGTTAAAACAGTGCGTGGTATTGGTCGATTCTTAGATGCTTATCACGTTGAAGTTGAAGTAACTGAAGGTGACTCTAAGAAAACCAATGGTCAAAAGGAAGTGATTCGTTTCCAAAAAGCCATTATTGCTGCAGGTAGCCAAGCTGTGATGTTGCCTTTCTTGCCAAAGGATCCAAGAATTGTTGATAGCACTGGTGCATTAAAGCTTGAGAAAGTTCCCAAGCGAATGTTGGTCATTGGTGGAGGCATCATTGGCTTAGAAATGGCGACTGTCTACAGTACTTTGGGTAGCAAAATTGACATTGCTGAAATGTTAGATGGTTTGATGGCTGGTGCAGATCGTGATTTGGAAAAGGTATGGGAGAAAGTGAATGCCCCGCGTTTTGACAACATCATGTTGAAGACGCGCGCCAGTAAAGCTGAAGCAAAACCAGACGGTATCCATGTGACCTTCGAAGGTGAAAAAGCTCCGGCAACTCCTCAGGTATATGACCTTGTTTTGGTTGCAGTTGGTCGCACGCCAAATGGTAAGAAGTTAGATGCCGATAAAGCTGGCGTGGCGGTTGATGAGCGTGGCTTCATTCCTGTTGATAAACAATTGCGTACGAACGTTGATCATATTTTTGCCATCGGTGATTTGGTTGGTCAACCTATGTTGGCTCATAAAGCGGTTCATGAAGCTCACGTCGCGGCAGAAGTTGCAGCAGGGCACAAGGCTTTCTTTGATGCCAAGCAAATTCCATCTGTGGCTTACACAGACCCAGAAGTGGCATGGGCTGGACTCACGGAAGAACAATGTAAAGCTCAAGGCATTGCTTATGAAAAAGGTTTGTTCCCATGGGCAGCCAGTGGAAGAGCGATTGCTAATGGTCGCGATGAAGGTTTTACAAAGTTGTTATTTGATAAAGAAACTCATCGCATCATTGGTGGCGGCATTGTTGGTACCCATGCTGGCGATTTGATTGGTGAAGTATGTTTGGCCATCGAAATGGGTGCAGATGCTGTTGATATTGGTAAAACAATCCATCCACATCCAACACTTGGTGAATCTGTTGGTATGGCTGCTGAGGTGGCTCATGGTACTTGCACAGATTTGCCGCCCACCAAGAAAAAATAG
- a CDS encoding phasin family protein: MTLTPEQIAAANKANLETLLNLTNKAFEGVEKLVELNMAVAKTAMTENVQNAKQALSVRDAQQLMAMQAGMVQPLAEKIMSYSRHLYNIANETQTTFTSVAESQLKKSSGSMNGMVEELSKNAPAGSEATIQAIKQAMAAANNAYETTQKSIKQAVDLAQNNFNAAANTAVKAARGKK, encoded by the coding sequence ATGACATTAACCCCAGAACAAATCGCAGCAGCAAACAAAGCTAACTTAGAAACATTATTGAATTTAACGAACAAAGCCTTTGAAGGCGTTGAGAAATTAGTTGAATTGAATATGGCAGTAGCAAAGACTGCAATGACTGAAAACGTACAGAATGCAAAGCAAGCCCTTTCAGTGCGTGATGCACAGCAATTAATGGCTATGCAAGCTGGTATGGTTCAGCCTCTAGCAGAAAAGATCATGTCTTATAGCCGTCATCTTTACAACATTGCTAACGAAACTCAAACAACATTCACTTCTGTAGCTGAGTCACAGTTGAAGAAAAGCAGTGGCAGCATGAACGGCATGGTTGAAGAGCTTTCAAAGAATGCCCCAGCTGGTTCAGAAGCAACGATCCAGGCTATCAAACAAGCCATGGCTGCAGCAAACAATGCCTATGAAACAACTCAAAAATCTATCAAGCAAGCGGTAGATTTGGCACAGAACAACTTCAATGCCGCAGCTAATACAGCTGTTAAAGCTGCTCGCGGCAAGAAGTAA
- a CDS encoding histone deacetylase, which produces MKAFYTDHFVLPLPAGHRFPMQKYRLLRDQVALFDGLELKEPEAASYEDLLRVHEQGYVDRVIQGQLSPAEIREIGFPWSEPMVERSKRSAGATIQACMSAIKDGVSVNLAGGTHHAYSDKGSGFCVFNDAAVASKYLQSLKKMNVAIIDLDVHQGNGTAAILGKDPSCYTLSLHGEKNFPFRKESSHLDVGLTDGCSDDEYLLHLTHALNQMESEFKPDMLIYLAGADPHEGDRLGRLKLSLQGLCLRDQMVLDFAKTHDIPIAIAMAGGYGINIETTVEVHAQTVQLALQLFKQLKAKK; this is translated from the coding sequence GTGAAAGCCTTTTATACCGACCATTTTGTCCTTCCACTCCCAGCTGGACACCGTTTCCCGATGCAAAAGTACCGCTTATTGAGGGATCAGGTAGCGTTATTTGATGGTTTGGAGCTTAAAGAGCCTGAAGCTGCCAGTTATGAAGATTTACTCAGAGTTCATGAGCAAGGCTATGTTGACCGAGTCATTCAGGGTCAATTAAGCCCAGCTGAAATCCGAGAAATCGGCTTTCCATGGAGTGAACCCATGGTTGAAAGATCTAAAAGATCTGCAGGAGCAACCATTCAGGCATGTATGAGCGCTATCAAGGATGGGGTTTCAGTCAATCTCGCTGGTGGCACGCATCACGCATATTCTGACAAGGGCAGTGGCTTTTGTGTCTTCAATGATGCTGCGGTCGCTTCAAAATATCTTCAAAGCTTAAAAAAAATGAATGTCGCCATCATTGATCTCGATGTTCATCAAGGCAATGGCACAGCAGCTATTTTGGGTAAAGACCCTAGTTGCTACACACTGTCTCTTCATGGAGAAAAGAATTTCCCCTTCAGAAAAGAGTCGAGTCATCTGGACGTGGGGCTCACCGATGGATGTTCCGATGATGAATATTTACTTCATCTGACCCATGCGCTGAATCAGATGGAGTCTGAATTCAAGCCTGATATGTTGATTTACCTGGCAGGCGCAGATCCTCACGAAGGTGATCGGCTTGGGCGTTTGAAGTTAAGTCTTCAAGGCCTATGTCTGCGAGATCAAATGGTTTTGGACTTTGCTAAAACACATGACATACCAATTGCGATTGCAATGGCAGGTGGGTATGGCATCAATATTGAAACAACGGTTGAAGTACATGCTCAAACCGTACAATTGGCTCTTCAACTATTTAAACAATTAAAGGCCAAAAAATAA
- a CDS encoding DMT family transporter, with the protein MSNSWIRFLTPWIAPIFVIIWSTGFIIARYGMPHAEPMTFLSMRFLGVLICMIPIVLLWKAPWPRQSQIIHIAIAGILLQAGYLGGVWAAVREGMSAGLTALIVGLQPILTALLASWVAERVRPVQWLGLVIGLLGVGLVVWAKIVMIGFSDLSFIFIIIALLSITAGTLYQKRYCPQFDLRTGSVIQFVASAVVCVPLMMMFETREIAWVPELIFSLLWSILALSIGASSLLFVMIRHGAATKVTSLMYLTPPTTALMAWFLFNEPITWTIGLGIALTMGAVLMVNKASSGK; encoded by the coding sequence ATGAGTAATTCATGGATTCGATTTTTAACGCCATGGATTGCGCCAATTTTTGTGATCATTTGGAGCACGGGTTTCATCATTGCTCGTTATGGCATGCCTCATGCTGAGCCAATGACATTTCTGAGCATGCGCTTTTTAGGTGTGCTGATTTGTATGATCCCAATTGTGCTGCTCTGGAAAGCCCCTTGGCCAAGACAGTCACAAATCATCCACATTGCGATTGCCGGCATACTCCTGCAAGCTGGTTATTTAGGTGGCGTATGGGCTGCTGTTCGTGAAGGAATGTCTGCAGGACTAACAGCTCTGATTGTGGGTCTACAACCAATTCTGACCGCCTTATTGGCATCTTGGGTGGCTGAAAGAGTGCGACCTGTTCAGTGGCTTGGCTTGGTGATCGGATTATTGGGAGTTGGTTTGGTTGTTTGGGCCAAGATTGTCATGATTGGCTTCAGTGATTTAAGTTTTATATTCATCATCATTGCATTGTTATCCATCACTGCAGGAACCCTTTATCAAAAAAGGTACTGCCCACAGTTTGATTTGCGTACCGGCTCGGTGATTCAATTTGTTGCTTCAGCAGTCGTTTGTGTGCCACTCATGATGATGTTTGAAACCAGAGAAATTGCTTGGGTTCCAGAATTGATATTTTCATTGTTGTGGTCCATATTGGCTTTGTCGATTGGCGCCAGTTCTTTGTTATTTGTGATGATTCGACATGGAGCAGCGACCAAGGTCACCAGTTTGATGTATTTGACCCCTCCCACCACAGCATTGATGGCATGGTTCTTATTCAATGAGCCAATCACATGGACAATTGGCCTTGGGATAGCCCTGACCATGGGGGCAGTTTTAATGGTCAATAAAGCCTCATCAGGCAAGTAA